In one Mastacembelus armatus chromosome 19, fMasArm1.2, whole genome shotgun sequence genomic region, the following are encoded:
- the acsl5 gene encoding long-chain-fatty-acid--CoA ligase 5: MDFVFHLLFSPLPTPAIISLFALAAATLFYLNTRPSPLRSPADLNHQTLGIKDGARKTALLENNNNLLSYYYEEAKTIYEVFQRGLKVSGNGPCLGYRKPGRPYQWLKYKQVSDRAEHLGSGLLHNGLKPNPDTFIGIFAQNRPEWIIAELACYTYSMVAVPLYDTLGSEALVFIIDTAEISTVLCDNQSKAETLLQNREKGQTAVLKTIIVMDPFNSELVERGTKCGVNIVSMQDVEALGKNNLQKPVPPKPEDLSIICFTSGTTGNPKGAMLTHENVVSDAAGVLKSFEASINPTTEDISISFLPLAHMFERVVQTVVYGAGARVGFFQGDVRLLPDDMKTLQPTIFPVVPRLLNRVYDKVQSGAKSPFQKWLLNFAVQRKHAEVSQGIIRNNSIWDKLIFHKVQESLGGRVRVMVTGAAPISPPVLNFLRASLGCQIYEAYGQTECTAGCTFTMPGDAASGHVGVPLPCNFVKLVDVEEMNYFASNGEGEVCIKGKNVFKGYLKDPEKTAEALDKDGWLHTGDIGKWLPSGVLKIIDRKKNIFKLAQGEYIAPEKIENVYVRSGPVAQVFVHGDSLQSCLVAIVVPDPEVLPSLAKNMGCQGSVEELCKNEEIKKAILSDMTRLGKEAGLKSFEQVKDVHLHPEQFTIENGLLTPTLKAKRAELQTLFQPQIDKLYANLQ; the protein is encoded by the exons ATGGACTTTGTATTCCACTTGCTGTTCTCTCCCCTCCCGACCCCGGCCATCATCTCTCTGTTCGCACTGGCAGCTGCCACCCTGTTTTACCTCAACACACGTCCCAGTCCACTCCGCAGTCCCGCTGACCTCAACCACCAAACTCTGGGTATCAAG GATGGAGCAAGGAAGACCGCTTTGCTTGAGAACAACAACAATCTGCTGTCATATTACTATGAGGAAGCCAAGACAATCTATGAGGTCTTTCAGAGGGGTCTGAAAGTTTCAG GTAATGGGCCATGTTTGGGCTACAGAAAACCAGGGAGACCATACCAGTGGCTGAAGTACAAACAG GTGTCCGACAGAGCGGAGCACCTGGGGTCAGGCCTTCTTCACAATGGACTGAAGCCAAACCCAGACACCTTTATTGGCATCTTTGCACAGAACAGACCTGAG TGGATTATTGCTGAGCTGGCCTGCTACACCTACTCCATGGTAGCAGTTCCCCTGTACGACACTCTGGGTTCTGAGGCTCTAGTGTTCATTATCGACACAG CTGAGATCTCCACGGTGCTTTGTGACAATCAGAGCAAGGCAGAAACGCTGCTACAGAACCGGGAGAAAGGCCAGACTGCAGTTCTCAAAACCATCATCGTCATGGACCCTTTTAACTCTGAGCTGGTTGAGCGAGGAACCAAATGTGGGGTGAACATCGTGTCCATGCAGGATGTGGAG GCTCTGGGAAAAAATAACCTTCAAAAGCCAGTT CCACCAAAGCCAGAGGACCTCAGCATCATTTGCTTCACCAGTGGCACCACAG gaAACCCCAAAGGAGCCATGCTGACCCATGAGAACGTGGTCTCTGATGCAGCAGGTGTCCTCAAAAGCTTTGAG GCTTCAATAAATCCAACTACTGAGGACATCAGCATTTCATTCCTGCCTTTAGCACACATGTTCGAGAGAGTTGTTCAG ACTGTGGTATATGGTGCTGGTGCTAGGGTGGGATTCTTCCAGGGTGACGTCAGGCTGCTGCCAGATGACATGAAAACCCTGCAGCCCACCATTTTCCCAGTAGTGCCTCGACTTCTCAACCGTGTCTATGACAAA GTTCAGAGTGGAGCCAAGTCACCTTTCCAGAAGTGGCTGCTGAACTTTGctgtgcagaggaaacatgCTGAAGTGAGTCAGGGCATCATCAGGAACAACAGCATATGGGACAAGCTCATCTTCCACAAAGTCCAG GAGTCTCTGGGTGGACGTGTGCGGGTCATGGTGACCGGAGCGGCGCCCATATCTCCCCCTGTTCTCAACTTCCTCCGGGCTTCTCTGGGTTGCCAG ATCTATGAGGCCTATGGCCAGACAGAATGCACAGCTGGCTGCACCTTCACTATGCCAGGAGATGCTGCATCAG GGCATGTTGGGGTGCCGCTGCCTTGCAATTTTGTGAAGTTGGTGGATGTTGAAGAAATGAACTACTTTGCTTCGAATGGTGAAGGGGAG GTCTGTATCAAGGGTAAAAATGTGTTCAAAGGGTACTTGAAAGACCCAGAGAAAACTGCAGAGGCCTTGGATAAAGATGGTTGGCTCCACACTGGCGACATTGGAAAATGGCTTCCG AGTGGGGTTCTGAAGATCATCGACAGGAAGAAGAATATCTTCAAGCTGGCTCAAGGGGAGTACATTGCCCCAGAGAAGATTGAGAATGTGTATGTACGCAGTGGACCTGTGGCTCAAGTATTTGTGCATGGAGACAGTCTACAG TCCTGCCTGGTTGCCATTGTGGTCCCTGACCCTGAGGTGTTACCAAGTTTGGCCAAAAATATGGGATGCCAAGGCTCTGTTGAGGAACTCTGCAAAAACGAA GAAATTAAGAAAGCGATTCTTTCAGACATGACCCGACTGGGCAAAGAAGCAGGACTCAAGTCTTTTGAACAG GTGAAAGATGTGCACCTCCACCCAGAACAGTTTACCATAGAGAACGGTCTGTTAACTCCCACACTCAAGGCCAAGAGGGCTGAGCTCCAAACTCTCTTCCAGCCGCAGATCGACAAACTGTACGCAAACCTCCAATAA